In a single window of the Terrirubrum flagellatum genome:
- a CDS encoding ABC transporter ATP-binding protein: MVAEAIASPDEVETPLLEVDGLTTWLNLRSGRVRAIEDLSFSLSRGESLAIVGESGCGKSVTALSIMRLLPAPPAQIEARALRFESRELLSLPEAGMRAVRGRDMAMIFQEPMSSLHPLLRTSKQLTETMTAHTAMSKGEIAARAIELLKLVRIPDPELRLREYPHNLSGGMRQRVMIAMALACNPKLLIADEPTTALDVTIQAQILDLIRELRAQFGMAILLITHDMGVVAENADRVIVMYAGRITEQAPVADLFAQPLHPYTAGLMASIPRIDPNAEDHGRRRLNEIPGLVPSLQERPAHCAFAPRCPLAIDRCRQVQPPLEEKRRGHYAACWRSDEMMRGAA, from the coding sequence ATGGTCGCCGAGGCAATCGCATCACCGGACGAGGTGGAGACGCCGCTGCTTGAGGTCGACGGGCTGACGACATGGCTCAATCTGAGATCGGGCCGCGTGCGAGCCATCGAAGACCTGTCATTTTCGCTGAGCCGCGGCGAGAGTCTTGCAATCGTCGGTGAGTCCGGCTGCGGCAAAAGCGTCACCGCTCTCTCGATCATGCGGCTCCTCCCCGCGCCGCCGGCGCAAATCGAGGCGCGCGCGCTACGCTTTGAAAGCCGCGAGCTTCTGTCGCTTCCCGAGGCCGGGATGCGCGCCGTCCGCGGCCGCGACATGGCGATGATCTTTCAGGAGCCGATGAGCTCGCTTCACCCGCTTCTGCGGACAAGCAAGCAGCTCACGGAAACCATGACCGCGCACACCGCGATGTCGAAAGGCGAAATCGCCGCGCGCGCCATAGAACTCCTAAAGCTCGTGCGAATTCCAGATCCTGAATTGCGGCTGCGCGAATATCCGCACAATCTTTCGGGCGGCATGCGCCAGCGCGTGATGATCGCGATGGCGCTTGCCTGCAATCCCAAGCTGCTCATCGCCGATGAGCCGACCACGGCGCTCGACGTCACCATTCAGGCGCAGATCCTCGATCTCATCCGCGAACTTCGCGCGCAGTTCGGCATGGCGATCCTGCTCATCACCCATGACATGGGCGTTGTCGCCGAGAATGCCGACCGCGTCATTGTGATGTATGCGGGGCGCATCACCGAACAGGCGCCGGTCGCCGATCTCTTCGCGCAACCCCTTCATCCCTACACCGCAGGGTTGATGGCCTCGATCCCGCGCATAGATCCCAACGCGGAAGATCACGGGCGGCGGCGGCTCAATGAGATTCCGGGCCTTGTCCCATCCCTGCAGGAACGTCCGGCGCATTGCGCATTCGCGCCGCGCTGCCCGCTCGCGATCGATCGCTGCCGGCAGGTCCAGCCGCCTCTGGAGGAAAAGCGCCGCGGCCATTACGCTGCATGCTGGCGATCCGATGAAATGATGCGAGGCGCAGCGTGA
- a CDS encoding ABC transporter permease has translation MTAVDHQAAANPSRSALRNAARFICQLPLTAKIGGVMVTIVVFVAVFAPLLITRSPTAQSMVRRNRGFSADYWLGTDSFGRDVYSRLVMGARYTLSISFSALLISAALGAFIGLLAAYNRGGRLDLFVTWAVDVVMTFPTLILGVVAVAIFGPGMVNVGLAIGIAFLPRLTRMARGVALSIIANEYVEAARAIGASRTRIILRHLAPNVASEMAAITTLWLGTAIEVETSLSFLGLGAQPPTPSWGLMIKEGIGTLYVNPWPSLLPVLAILFVIFGLNMLVDGVQEATNPHARDR, from the coding sequence ATGACGGCCGTCGATCATCAGGCCGCGGCCAATCCCTCGCGCAGCGCTCTGCGCAACGCCGCGCGCTTCATCTGCCAGCTTCCGCTGACGGCCAAGATCGGGGGCGTCATGGTCACGATCGTGGTCTTTGTCGCGGTCTTCGCGCCTTTGCTGATCACGCGCAGCCCGACCGCGCAATCCATGGTTCGACGCAATCGCGGATTCTCGGCCGATTACTGGCTTGGAACGGACAGCTTCGGCCGCGATGTCTACAGCCGCCTTGTCATGGGCGCGCGCTATACGCTGTCGATCAGCTTCAGCGCGCTTCTCATATCCGCCGCGCTCGGCGCGTTCATCGGTCTGCTCGCAGCCTATAATCGCGGCGGGCGGCTTGATCTCTTCGTCACCTGGGCGGTCGACGTCGTGATGACATTTCCAACGCTGATCCTCGGCGTCGTCGCAGTCGCGATCTTCGGGCCTGGCATGGTCAATGTCGGCCTTGCCATCGGCATCGCTTTTCTGCCGCGGCTGACGCGCATGGCGCGCGGTGTCGCTCTCTCCATCATCGCGAACGAATATGTCGAGGCGGCGCGCGCGATTGGCGCAAGTCGCACGCGCATCATCCTGCGGCATCTCGCGCCGAATGTCGCGAGCGAAATGGCCGCCATCACGACACTATGGCTCGGCACGGCGATCGAGGTCGAGACGAGCCTGTCATTCCTCGGCCTCGGCGCGCAGCCGCCGACGCCGAGCTGGGGGCTGATGATCAAGGAAGGGATCGGCACGCTCTACGTCAATCCGTGGCCGTCGCTGCTGCCGGTGCTGGCGATCCTGTTCGTGATCTTCGGCCTCAACATGCTGGTCGACGGAGTCCAGGAGGCGACGAATCCTCATGCCAGGGACCGCTGA
- a CDS encoding ABC transporter permease codes for MLRLILTRLVFMALAIFTVLTALFFGVRLGRGDPTIAIQGTYATAESLARLSEALGLDKPLWRQYLIYLEHLSRGDLSLSIQNGQPVLDQILQVAPYTFDLTVSGLIIGLVLGVPLGFLAAVRRNAIPDHLIRFVTLSGISIPPFIMGYLLIIVFVVGLGLLPVAGGGNLGDAGDRLRHLVMPALSLGLIMTSYITRLTRTTVLEILSRDFVRTGRAKGLSQRVILTRYVLRLSLVTIVTLVGLYATITVGSSVVIEVVFSRPGVGQLIVGAITQSDYPVVQGAVIFYAAFVCLVNLLVDVTYALIDPRISYA; via the coding sequence ATGCTGAGGCTCATCCTCACGCGCCTTGTCTTCATGGCGCTCGCCATTTTCACGGTGCTCACTGCGCTGTTCTTCGGCGTCCGCCTCGGCCGCGGCGATCCGACGATCGCGATCCAAGGAACCTATGCGACGGCCGAGAGTCTCGCCCGGCTCAGCGAGGCGCTTGGTCTGGATAAGCCGCTGTGGCGGCAATATCTGATCTATCTCGAACATCTCTCGCGCGGCGATCTCAGCCTTTCGATCCAGAACGGCCAGCCTGTTCTCGACCAGATCCTGCAGGTCGCGCCCTACACTTTCGACCTCACTGTGTCCGGACTGATCATCGGGCTTGTTCTCGGCGTGCCGCTGGGATTCCTCGCTGCGGTGCGCCGCAACGCAATTCCCGATCATCTCATTCGCTTCGTAACATTGAGCGGCATTTCGATCCCGCCCTTCATCATGGGCTACTTGCTGATCATCGTGTTCGTGGTTGGGCTCGGGCTGCTGCCGGTCGCTGGCGGCGGTAATCTCGGCGACGCTGGCGATCGCCTCCGCCATCTCGTGATGCCGGCGCTTTCGCTCGGCCTCATCATGACGTCCTACATCACGCGTCTGACGCGGACGACGGTTCTCGAAATCCTGTCACGCGACTTCGTTCGCACGGGCCGCGCGAAGGGCCTGAGCCAGCGCGTGATCCTCACCCGCTATGTGCTACGGCTGTCGCTGGTCACGATCGTCACGCTGGTCGGCCTTTACGCCACCATCACTGTAGGCAGTTCTGTCGTCATCGAGGTCGTTTTCAGCCGGCCCGGCGTCGGCCAGTTGATCGTCGGCGCGATCACCCAGAGCGATTATCCCGTCGTGCAAGGCGCGGTGATCTTCTACGCCGCTTTCGTCTGCCTCGTGAACCTTCTGGTCGACGTCACCTACGCGCTGATCGATCCCAGGATCAGCTACGCATGA
- a CDS encoding ABC transporter substrate-binding protein, which translates to MTRDHEQKQGFLVARRALLKSAGAIIGAAGLPSLSALAKQAGVMRVGLGSRDMGSLHPHVATGSNDTPIIDSVFSGLLRYASPRVAIDGIEPDLAERWEASSDHKTYTFHLRKGAKWHKGYGEVTSEDVKYSLAWVRENPQSTFKPLYGNIERVETPDPYTVVISLKNVDPVFPIAVANWQGGYMICKKASEELGDKYKNQPIGSGPFQFESYRPKDNVTLSANPDYYFGKPKLDRVIFSYIPDETSRRFAFVQQEVDVIQGQASEEWLAEIQKSTPGGAIVDLLGPSRVTAIHMKKSVKPLDNLDVRKAIAHAINRDDYVQFFGRVFQPSFTAIPADYFGTMPQDRIPKELIYEFDPDKSKALLKSAGFAGGFKLETVVSERSDYLNLAQIAREQLAAVGIDLKLNVMDHGSWIAAIIKEKKGSLVWSTASRFPSAELILREFWLCSADVTKPSGVQGFAEYCNPTFDSTYQAGIESFDPAIRAKNFQEAQLIELKDVPSVPLGGLTTPTLRQGYVDLGYKVEKDKPFLSLPYMYHLNHLTSVG; encoded by the coding sequence ATGACGAGAGATCACGAACAGAAACAGGGATTTCTCGTCGCTCGTCGCGCGCTTCTCAAGTCTGCGGGCGCGATCATAGGCGCCGCCGGCCTGCCTTCTCTTTCCGCTCTCGCGAAGCAGGCGGGCGTGATGCGCGTCGGGCTCGGCTCGCGCGACATGGGCTCGCTGCATCCGCATGTCGCGACCGGTTCGAACGACACGCCCATCATCGATTCCGTGTTCAGCGGACTGCTCCGCTATGCGTCGCCGCGAGTCGCGATCGACGGCATCGAGCCCGATCTCGCCGAGCGCTGGGAAGCGTCAAGCGACCACAAGACCTATACGTTTCATCTGCGCAAAGGCGCGAAATGGCACAAGGGTTACGGCGAGGTCACGTCCGAGGACGTCAAATATTCGCTCGCCTGGGTGCGCGAGAATCCGCAATCCACTTTCAAGCCGCTCTACGGCAATATCGAGCGCGTTGAGACACCCGACCCCTACACGGTCGTCATCTCGTTGAAGAATGTCGATCCTGTCTTTCCCATCGCTGTCGCCAACTGGCAGGGCGGCTATATGATCTGCAAGAAGGCGTCGGAAGAGCTGGGCGACAAATACAAGAATCAACCCATCGGCTCCGGCCCCTTCCAGTTCGAATCCTACCGCCCGAAAGACAATGTCACGCTGTCAGCGAACCCCGATTATTATTTCGGCAAGCCGAAACTCGATCGCGTGATCTTTTCCTACATCCCCGATGAAACTTCGCGCCGCTTCGCTTTCGTCCAGCAGGAAGTCGACGTGATTCAGGGACAGGCGAGCGAGGAATGGCTGGCCGAAATCCAGAAATCGACGCCGGGCGGCGCCATCGTCGACCTGCTCGGACCGAGCCGCGTCACCGCAATCCACATGAAGAAGAGCGTGAAGCCGCTCGATAATCTCGACGTGCGCAAGGCTATCGCGCACGCGATCAACCGCGACGATTATGTGCAGTTCTTCGGGCGCGTGTTCCAGCCGAGCTTCACCGCGATTCCGGCCGACTACTTCGGAACGATGCCGCAGGACCGCATCCCGAAGGAACTGATCTATGAATTCGATCCGGACAAGTCCAAAGCGTTGCTGAAGAGCGCCGGCTTTGCAGGCGGATTCAAGCTCGAGACGGTCGTCAGCGAACGGAGCGACTATTTGAACCTCGCCCAGATCGCGCGCGAGCAGCTTGCCGCAGTCGGAATCGATCTCAAGCTCAATGTGATGGATCATGGCTCCTGGATCGCCGCGATCATCAAGGAGAAGAAGGGTTCGCTTGTCTGGTCGACCGCCTCGCGCTTCCCCAGCGCCGAGTTGATCCTGCGCGAATTCTGGCTGTGCTCCGCCGACGTCACCAAGCCAAGCGGCGTTCAGGGCTTCGCCGAATACTGCAACCCGACGTTCGATTCGACCTATCAGGCCGGCATTGAATCCTTCGATCCCGCAATACGCGCCAAAAATTTCCAGGAAGCGCAGCTCATCGAACTCAAGGATGTCCCCTCAGTGCCGCTTGGCGGACTGACCACGCCAACGTTGCGGCAGGGATATGTCGATCTCGGATACAAGGTGGAGAAGGACAAGCCCTTCCTCAGCCTTCCCTACATGTATCACCTCAACCATCTGACTTCGGTGGGCTGA
- a CDS encoding GntR family transcriptional regulator, with amino-acid sequence MMANDTDPDSSSPDRIVGVREQAADRVRTAIASGDLLPGQRLPERELCILTGASRTTVREVVRQLETEGLITTTPHRGPTVALLEEREAREIYEFRAFLEGQAGRLFVERAKPDLVAALSQAVDDIGHAHDVSDMVGVIANSDRFYRILAEGVANRPLSQALQTIHNRLALFRFSSTRWPGRAAQSMAELHSIADAANARDAAAMERACIHHIEAAAEMALLVIAERARGAAAAQRGRRARSVAA; translated from the coding sequence ATGATGGCGAACGATACGGACCCCGACTCTTCCTCGCCGGACCGCATTGTCGGCGTCCGCGAACAAGCGGCTGACAGGGTGCGGACTGCGATTGCTTCCGGCGACCTGCTGCCGGGGCAGAGACTCCCCGAGCGCGAGCTTTGCATCCTGACAGGCGCGTCTCGCACGACCGTTCGAGAGGTGGTGCGGCAGCTCGAGACGGAAGGGCTGATCACGACCACGCCGCATCGCGGGCCGACCGTCGCTCTCCTGGAAGAGCGGGAAGCGCGCGAAATCTACGAGTTCCGGGCGTTTCTCGAAGGACAAGCGGGCCGCCTCTTTGTCGAACGGGCAAAACCGGATCTGGTCGCGGCGCTGTCGCAGGCGGTTGATGACATCGGCCATGCTCATGATGTCAGCGACATGGTGGGCGTTATCGCCAATTCGGACCGCTTCTATCGCATCCTTGCCGAAGGCGTCGCCAACCGGCCGCTGAGTCAGGCGCTGCAAACGATTCACAACAGGCTCGCGCTCTTCCGCTTCAGTTCCACACGATGGCCGGGCCGCGCGGCGCAAAGCATGGCGGAGCTGCACAGTATCGCTGACGCCGCCAATGCGCGCGACGCCGCAGCCATGGAGCGCGCCTGCATCCATCATATCGAGGCGGCAGCCGAAATGGCGCTCCTGGTGATTGCCGAAAGAGCGCGCGGCGCTGCAGCCGCGCAGCGCGGCCGCCGCGCGCGGAGCGTCGCGGCATGA
- a CDS encoding ketopantoate reductase family protein, whose amino-acid sequence MADVVIWGSGAIGGTIGAYLARAGREVLFVDIEQAHVDAINSGRLAIEGPIDAFSVGGAAKTPDGVKGAFPLILLAVKAHHTEAATRSLAPHLAENGAVVSCQNGLNELVIADIVGRGRTIGAFVNFMADYLEPGRIAYGGRGAVVVGELHGALSERLQSLHDLLRIFEPDAIQTDNIFGYLWGKAAYGLILKASAVADESIIGFIANPEWRASTIAMIQEVLRAAEAAGVIPLGFNGFDPAAFSNGHAAAIDSSMQALIAYNSKAAKSHSGVWRDIVVRRRHTDVAAQLAPVQKAAREHGVATPKVDRLVAMIKEIETGSRSVGAEFYREILAS is encoded by the coding sequence ATGGCGGACGTGGTGATCTGGGGCTCCGGGGCGATCGGCGGCACGATCGGCGCCTACCTCGCAAGGGCTGGTCGGGAGGTGCTTTTCGTCGACATCGAACAGGCGCATGTCGACGCCATCAACAGCGGGCGCCTGGCGATCGAGGGGCCGATCGACGCGTTCAGCGTCGGCGGCGCGGCGAAGACGCCTGACGGGGTCAAAGGCGCATTTCCGCTCATTCTGCTGGCCGTGAAAGCGCACCACACCGAAGCTGCGACGCGCAGCCTTGCTCCGCATCTCGCTGAGAACGGCGCCGTCGTCTCCTGTCAGAACGGGCTGAACGAGCTCGTCATCGCCGACATCGTCGGGCGCGGGCGCACCATCGGCGCCTTCGTCAACTTCATGGCGGACTATCTCGAACCGGGACGCATCGCCTATGGCGGGCGTGGCGCCGTCGTGGTCGGCGAACTCCACGGCGCGCTCAGTGAGCGCCTCCAGTCGCTTCACGACTTGCTGCGCATTTTTGAACCGGACGCGATCCAGACCGACAACATCTTCGGCTATCTCTGGGGCAAGGCCGCCTATGGCCTCATTCTGAAAGCGTCCGCCGTCGCGGATGAATCGATTATCGGATTCATCGCCAATCCGGAATGGCGCGCAAGCACGATCGCCATGATCCAGGAGGTGCTCCGCGCGGCCGAAGCCGCCGGCGTCATTCCGCTTGGCTTCAACGGATTTGATCCTGCCGCCTTTTCAAACGGCCACGCGGCGGCGATCGATTCCTCGATGCAAGCGTTGATCGCCTACAACAGCAAGGCGGCGAAGTCGCATAGCGGCGTGTGGCGCGACATCGTGGTGCGCCGCCGCCACACCGACGTCGCCGCTCAACTCGCGCCTGTCCAGAAAGCCGCGCGAGAGCATGGCGTCGCCACGCCGAAAGTCGATCGGCTCGTCGCGATGATCAAAGAGATCGAGACGGGCTCCAGATCTGTGGGCGCTGAATTCTATAGAGAGATATTGGCGAGTTAG
- a CDS encoding glutathione S-transferase produces the protein MLKIYGRKSSFNVQKVMWLVGEMRLPHRHVELGGQFGGLDTNEFRALNPHGKVPVVDDNGIVVWESHAILRYLADRYGHGLFWNSDPAERSLPDRWMDWAQTTLQPDFLNGVFWGFYRTPEERRDLRSVNRKVDLCSQHFMLLDRHLEDRAFMLGDALTLADIPIGTHLYRYFNLDIERPSVLNVEAWYARLQERAAYREHVMIPFQELYGRLDY, from the coding sequence ATGCTCAAGATCTATGGAAGGAAAAGCTCTTTTAACGTGCAGAAGGTCATGTGGCTCGTCGGCGAAATGCGACTTCCGCATCGCCACGTCGAACTAGGTGGACAATTCGGCGGTTTGGACACGAACGAATTTAGGGCGCTGAATCCGCACGGCAAGGTGCCTGTCGTCGATGACAACGGCATCGTCGTTTGGGAGTCGCATGCAATCTTGCGTTACTTGGCCGACCGCTACGGGCATGGGTTGTTCTGGAACAGTGACCCGGCTGAACGTTCCCTGCCGGATCGATGGATGGATTGGGCGCAGACGACGTTGCAGCCAGATTTTCTGAACGGGGTCTTTTGGGGGTTCTATCGAACGCCGGAAGAGCGGCGTGATCTGCGTTCGGTCAATAGAAAAGTCGATCTTTGTTCCCAGCATTTCATGCTGTTGGACCGTCATCTCGAGGATCGCGCCTTCATGCTCGGCGATGCGCTGACGCTCGCCGACATCCCGATCGGAACCCATCTCTACCGCTATTTCAATCTCGATATCGAACGCCCATCCGTTCTGAATGTGGAAGCGTGGTATGCGCGTCTGCAGGAGCGCGCCGCCTATCGGGAGCACGTCATGATTCCATTTCAGGAGCTCTATGGCCGTCTCGATTATTAG
- a CDS encoding MFS transporter: MAQSAEAQPNRWPSEADFWRLWLVGAVQFSVRWIEMLAIGIFVYQSTGSPFLVTLLTMLRVLPLALFGAFVGAAADLVEGRAVLLLNTLTLLATSVTMAFLAYAGRLEIWHLAIATFTSGVIWSTDMPLRRLMIGRVVGPDRMANAMVFDVGSSNASRMAGPAIGGAALAAWGINGCFALGAVMYLLAILAAAGIRYRNPHKPNNSSLRLRNILDAVALVRSDKRLLGVFAITFIFNLFAWPNLSLIPVIGKDNLHLGPTGVGLLASMEGVGAITGVLVVYFFGRPAYYPKLYIYSVLAYLVALTTFAMLPDPSLAGVALFMAGLGGSGFAITQSTLAFRSATPEMRGRILGLLSVSIGIGPLGFLQVGLLANAFGAPLATIITGCEGLVALLLTQRFWREIRMRSD; encoded by the coding sequence TTGGCGCAATCAGCCGAGGCGCAGCCCAATCGATGGCCTAGCGAAGCGGACTTCTGGCGCCTGTGGCTGGTTGGCGCGGTCCAGTTCAGCGTGCGTTGGATCGAGATGCTCGCGATCGGTATTTTCGTCTATCAAAGCACCGGTTCGCCTTTTCTGGTGACTTTATTGACGATGCTTCGGGTTCTTCCGCTCGCATTATTCGGCGCCTTCGTGGGCGCCGCGGCGGATCTTGTCGAAGGCCGCGCCGTCCTGCTGTTGAACACCCTGACATTGCTGGCGACGTCCGTGACGATGGCGTTTCTCGCTTATGCGGGCCGCCTCGAAATCTGGCATCTCGCGATCGCGACCTTCACGAGCGGGGTGATTTGGTCCACGGACATGCCGCTTCGACGACTGATGATAGGACGAGTCGTTGGCCCCGATCGCATGGCCAACGCCATGGTTTTCGACGTCGGCTCCAGCAATGCGAGCCGCATGGCCGGACCCGCGATTGGCGGCGCTGCGCTTGCGGCGTGGGGCATCAATGGCTGCTTTGCGCTCGGTGCCGTCATGTATCTCCTGGCCATTCTGGCCGCAGCAGGGATTCGCTATCGCAATCCCCATAAACCGAACAATTCGAGCCTCCGGCTCCGAAACATTCTCGACGCCGTCGCGCTCGTCCGCAGCGATAAAAGACTGCTGGGCGTCTTCGCGATCACCTTCATCTTCAATCTGTTCGCATGGCCGAATCTCAGCCTCATCCCGGTGATCGGCAAAGACAACCTCCATCTCGGGCCGACCGGTGTGGGCTTGCTCGCCAGCATGGAGGGCGTCGGAGCAATCACTGGAGTCCTTGTGGTCTATTTTTTCGGACGACCCGCCTACTATCCCAAACTCTACATCTACAGCGTGCTCGCCTACCTCGTCGCGCTGACGACTTTCGCGATGTTGCCTGACCCCTCGCTGGCCGGCGTTGCTTTGTTCATGGCTGGCCTCGGCGGCTCGGGTTTCGCGATCACCCAGTCCACGCTTGCGTTTCGCTCCGCGACGCCCGAGATGCGAGGGCGCATCCTCGGGCTCCTTTCGGTCTCGATCGGCATAGGCCCGCTCGGCTTTCTCCAGGTCGGCCTGCTGGCCAATGCGTTCGGCGCTCCGCTCGCCACCATCATTACCGGCTGCGAAGGGCTGGTCGCGCTGCTTCTGACCCAGCGCTTCTGGCGCGAAATCAGAATGAGAAGCGATTAA
- a CDS encoding bifunctional 3,4-dihydroxy-2-butanone-4-phosphate synthase/GTP cyclohydrolase II, which produces MLSSNIQQAVTELAKGRIVVLVDDEQKNEGDLVMAAARATPEAVAFMVRHTSGVICAALPGRRLDELQLPLMPADNTDAQRGAFTVSVDARHGTTTGISAADRVATIRALIHPDTKPGDLARPGHIFPLRAVEGGVLRRMRPTEATVDLARAAGLYPAGILAEVVNDDGALARGRQLETFAETHGLTIASIGDLVQYRRRTEQLVKRLSQARLPTRHGDFAIHVYESLIDGIQHVALVMGDVASIANVLVRVHSECLTGDIFGSMRCDCGRQLDEAFARVAAEGRGVIVYLRGHEGRGIGIGHKVSAYRLQDQGRDTLEANLELGLPVDARDYSVGAQILADLGVTSIRLMTNNPAKYDSIAEFGLSISERVPLVTKPTRHNLQYLRAKQQKMGHLLDLAEDKPSRSMSLDRVCASAVE; this is translated from the coding sequence ATGCTTTCATCGAACATACAACAAGCCGTCACGGAACTCGCAAAAGGCCGGATCGTCGTTCTGGTCGATGATGAGCAGAAGAACGAGGGTGACCTCGTCATGGCTGCCGCCCGCGCCACGCCTGAGGCCGTGGCGTTCATGGTGCGCCACACTAGCGGGGTGATCTGCGCCGCGCTTCCCGGCAGACGGCTCGACGAACTGCAATTGCCCCTGATGCCGGCCGACAACACGGATGCGCAGCGAGGCGCGTTCACGGTCTCGGTCGACGCGCGCCATGGAACGACAACCGGCATCTCGGCGGCGGATCGCGTCGCGACCATCCGCGCGCTCATTCATCCCGACACGAAACCAGGAGACCTCGCGCGGCCAGGCCACATTTTCCCGCTGCGCGCAGTCGAGGGCGGCGTGCTGCGTCGCATGCGCCCCACCGAGGCGACAGTCGATCTTGCGCGAGCCGCCGGGCTTTACCCCGCCGGCATTCTGGCCGAAGTGGTCAACGATGACGGCGCCCTGGCGCGCGGTCGGCAGCTCGAAACATTCGCCGAGACGCATGGCCTGACAATCGCGAGCATAGGCGATCTCGTCCAATATCGCCGGCGCACCGAACAGCTCGTCAAACGGCTGTCGCAAGCGCGACTTCCCACGCGCCATGGCGACTTCGCTATCCACGTATATGAGTCTCTCATTGACGGTATCCAGCATGTCGCTCTCGTCATGGGCGATGTCGCGTCGATCGCGAACGTGCTCGTAAGAGTCCATTCCGAGTGTCTCACCGGCGATATCTTTGGATCAATGCGCTGCGACTGCGGCCGCCAACTGGATGAGGCGTTTGCACGCGTCGCGGCCGAGGGCCGCGGCGTAATCGTTTATCTGCGTGGCCATGAGGGACGCGGCATCGGCATCGGACACAAGGTCAGCGCCTATCGGCTGCAGGACCAGGGCCGCGATACGCTGGAGGCGAATCTCGAGCTTGGCCTTCCCGTCGATGCGCGAGACTATTCGGTCGGAGCGCAGATCCTCGCAGACCTCGGCGTGACGAGCATCCGCCTCATGACCAATAACCCTGCAAAGTACGACAGCATTGCGGAATTTGGATTGAGCATCAGCGAGCGCGTGCCCCTCGTCACCAAGCCGACTCGCCACAATCTGCAATATCTGCGCGCCAAGCAGCAAAAAATGGGACACCTGCTGGATCTCGCAGAAGACAAGCCCTCGCGATCGATGTCGCTTGACCGCGTCTGCGCGAGCGCGGTCGAATAA
- a CDS encoding flavin reductase family protein, translated as MTVITPPISPTIDVKTFWKTLSERATGMTVVTADSDEGPTGFLGLSATHVAADPATMLVSIDRKTIALAGVLSRRHFAVNFLASDAAAVANAFGGKAGLSGAARFIDGEWTTLTTGAPVYKNALGVFDCSITDVIERGNVSIIIGAVVGAAARGEGEPLVYFRGKTYTTLSAAT; from the coding sequence ATGACGGTCATCACTCCTCCGATCTCACCGACAATCGACGTCAAGACTTTCTGGAAGACTCTCAGCGAGCGGGCGACCGGCATGACGGTCGTCACCGCCGATAGCGACGAAGGCCCGACCGGATTTCTCGGTCTGTCTGCGACCCATGTAGCGGCTGACCCCGCCACCATGCTGGTGTCGATCGACCGCAAGACCATCGCGCTCGCCGGCGTTCTGTCGCGACGCCACTTCGCGGTGAATTTCCTCGCCTCCGATGCTGCGGCAGTCGCCAACGCCTTCGGCGGGAAGGCAGGGCTATCCGGCGCCGCGCGCTTCATCGACGGTGAGTGGACGACGCTCACCACCGGCGCCCCGGTCTACAAGAACGCGCTCGGCGTCTTCGACTGCTCCATCACTGATGTGATTGAACGCGGAAATGTTTCGATCATCATCGGCGCCGTGGTCGGCGCGGCCGCGCGCGGCGAAGGCGAGCCGTTAGTCTATTTCCGCGGCAAGACCTACACGACGCTAAGCGCCGCGACATAA